The Vicia villosa cultivar HV-30 ecotype Madison, WI linkage group LG1, Vvil1.0, whole genome shotgun sequence genome includes a region encoding these proteins:
- the LOC131645222 gene encoding uncharacterized protein LOC131645222 — translation MEFNMLKQRAKIDWFRLSDDHNKHFHASIKARQQVKNWKNVQKTDGTHMSNQHNLEKEVMEFYNKLMGNASNELEGIDTHAMRDGAQLNVEQRESLIVPVTEGEIFAALKGIDHDKSPGSDDYGTYFFNKAWRVIRTNVVRVVQDFFTNNRIYKAANCLIVTLIPKHNGVKGIKDYRHIAWCSTLYKIISNVLANRMTNVLDSIVGKNQVAFVKGQQIFLTYELIKGYDRKEGTPRCLMQMDIQKAYDMVD, via the coding sequence ATGGAATTTAACATGCTAAAACAACGGGCAAAAATTGATTGGTTTCGCTTAAGTGATGACCACAACAAACATTTTCATGCATCCATAAAGGCGAGGCAGCAAGTCAAGAATTGGAAAAATGTTCAAAAAACTGATGGTACTCATATGAGCAACCAACATAATTTAGAAAAAGAAGTGATGGAATTCTACAATAAATTGATGGGGAATGCTTCCAATGAACTGGAAGGAATTGACACACATGCGATGCGAGATGGAGCCCAGTTGAATGTAGAGCAGCGAGAAAGTCTTATTGTGCCTGTTACAGAGGGGGAAATTTTTGCAGCTCTTAAAGGGATTGATCATGATAAGTCACCGGGTAGTGATGATTATGGGacgtatttttttaataaagctTGGCGCGTTATAAGAACTAATGTAGTTAGAGTTGTACAAGATTTCTTCACCAATAATAGAATATACAAGGCTGCTAATTGTTTGATTGTTACACTGATACCTAAACACAATGGGGTGAAGGGAATTAAGGATTATAGGCATATTGCCTGGTGCAGCACTCTATACAAAATCATATCCAATGTGTTAGCTAATAGGATGACGAACGTTTTGGATTCGATTGTGGGGAAAAATCAGGTTGCGTTCGTGAAGGGTCAACAAATCTTTCTCACTTATGAACTGATCAAGGGTTATGATAGAAAAGAGGGTACTCCAAGATGCTTGATGCAAATGGATATCCAAAAGGCATACGATATGGTAGATTAG
- the LOC131645228 gene encoding chitinase 1-like produces MSSGSSNVDAELTIFRLYVHSQTELSFDTKFKQIDIILDFAIEHPVGSGKFKSTWNIDVEWLQMMKKKYPQLRVVISLGGVGSEYPFNPVDPLRWIINAVSSIKHIISLYGQKLIDGIDIHYDVIESTEEDFSFCIGDVIKQLRNDKHLSIKVVSIAPTKLVESYYLKLYSDNKDIIDLVDYQFYNENFSSKNEFVKLYEKLVVDYSPAKVLPGISIFANRISKEAIADLIDKKLIPGYFVWNPNDHSPVGTNPFSLENMLE; encoded by the coding sequence ATGTCTTCAGGCAGTAGCAATGTTGATGCCGAACTAACCATTTTTCGTCTATACGTTCATTCACAAACTGAGTTATCTTTTGACACCAAATTCAAACAAATCGACATCATTCTAGACTTTGCCATCGAGCACCCCGTAGGCTCAGGAAAGTTCAAATCAACCTGGAACATTGATGTTGAATGGTTGCAAATGATGAAGAAAAAATATCCACAACTCAGGGTGGTAATTAGCCTTGGAGGTGTTGGCTCTGAATATCCATTCAATCCTGTCGATCCACTCAGGTGGATTATCAACGCGGTAAGCTCGATCAAACATATCATCAGTCTCTATGGCCAAAAACTGATTGATGGAATCGATATTCACTACGATGTCATTGAATCAACCGAGGAAGATTTTTCCTTCTGTATTGGAGATGTTATAAAACAACTCAGAAATGATAAACATTTATCTATCAAAGTGGTGTCTATTGCTCCAACGAAACTTGTTGAATCTTATTATCTCAAATTGTATTCGGACAACAAAGATATTATTGACTTGGTTGATTATCAGTTCTACAACGAGAATTTCTCATCAAAGAATGAATTTGTAAAACTATATGAAAAACTTGTAGTTGACTATAGTCCTGCTAAAGTCCTACCAGGAATCTCCATTTTTGCTAACCGTATCAGTAAAGAGGCCATCGCGGATCTCATCGACAAAAAATTAATTCCTGGTTACTTTGTTTGGAATCCTAATGATCACTCTCCTGTTGGCACCAACCCTTTCTCTCTTGAGAATATGCTAGAATAG
- the LOC131645237 gene encoding chitinase 2-like gives MSANDSNGNIDLTIYRQYMLHLPNKLNFNAKLENFDYILGFASEDYIEGKGTGNFNPTWNLNDLSPENVKSFKDNNPQVRVVISIGGVGDEYPFNPFDKNTWITYAVNSIKQIIVRYDQIHKYENLIDGIDIHYDSVESNEDDFSYCVGEVIKQLKNDAPLSINVVSIAPTKKVESYYEKLYLDNKDMIDLVDYQFYNQEFSSEDEVVELYKKLVVTYSPCKVLPGYTNPPDPILMDGIMYLIKNKLVPGVFVWNANHSTTGFNSFFIENMLLADQES, from the coding sequence ATGTCTGCAAATGATAGCAATGGAAACATTGATCTAACCATTTATCGTCAATACATGCTTCATCTACCCAATAAACTCAATTTCAACGCAAAACTCGAAAACTTTGACTACATTTTAGGGTTTGCTAGCGAAGACTATATAGAAGGAAAAGGCACAGGGAATTTCAACCCTACTTGGAACCTAAATGATCTCAGTCCTGAAAATGTAAAGTCATTCAAGGATAACAATCCTCAAGTGAGGGTGGTTATAAGCATAGGAGGCGTTGGCGATGAATATCCATTCAATCCATTCGATAAAAATACATGGATTACCTACGCAGTCAACTCGATCAAACAGATCATCGTTCGTTATGATCAAATCCATAAATACGAAAACTTGATTGATGGTATTGATATTCACTATGATTCCGTCGAATCAAATGAGGATGATTTTTCGTATTGTGTTGGTGAGGTTATAAAGCAACTAAAGAATGATGCACCTTTGTCCATCAATGTGGTATCTATTGCTCCTACAAAAAAAGTTGAATCTTACTATGAAAAATTGTATTTGGACAACAAAGACATGATTGACTTAGTTGATTATCAATTCTACAATCAAGAATTCTCCTCAGAGGATGAAGTTGTTGAACTCTATAAGAAACTAGTAGTTACCTACAGTCCTTGTAAAGTCTTACCAGGATACACCAATCCTCCTGACCCTATACTTATGGATGGCATCATGTACCTTATCAAAAACAAATTAGTCCCTGGAGTTTTTGTTTGGAATGCTAATCACTCTACCACTGGCTTCAACTCTTTCTTTATTGAGAATATGCTACTAGCGGATCAAGAATCATGA
- the LOC131645213 gene encoding chitinase 1-like, with the protein MSSDSSNGKEELTILRQYIHHIPRDEPHFDRRFRQIDFILSFAIEHYDKHGKGDGYFTPTWKVDRESIELVKKLKENHPEVRVVISIGGVGPEFPFNPAKKDRWIFNAVDSIKKIIRLYNDDRSYRNTIDGIDIHYDVINSSEDEFSFCIGEVIKQLKNDRNLSIHVVSIAPTKLVEPYYLKLYLDNKHNIDLVDYQFYNQKFSTKEEVVDLYKKLVIDYNPAKVLAGIGIPVDPILDKGIKYLVKHKLLPGIFLWNFLDSIDGPDTFSIEKYLHDL; encoded by the coding sequence ATGTCTTCCGATAGTAGCAATGGAAAAGAAGAGCTAACCATTTTGCGTCAATACATACATCATATACCAAGAGATGAACCCCATTTCGACCGCAGGTTCAGACAAATCGACTTCATTCTGAGCTTTGCCATCGAGCACTACGATAAACATGGAAAAGGCGACGGATATTTCACCCCTACTTGGAAAGTAGATCGTGAAAGTATTGAATTGGTGAAAAAGTTGAAAGAAAATCATCCAGAAGTGAGGGTGGTTATCAGCATTGGAGGTGTTGGCCCTGAATTTCCATTCAATCCAGCTAAAAAAGATAGATGGATATTCAACGCTGTAGACTCCATCAAAAAAATCATTCGTCTGTATAACGACGACCGTAGCTACAGAAACACAATCGACGGTATTGATATTCATTATGATGTCATCAATTCCAGTGAAGATGAATTCTCCTTTTGTATTGGGGAAGTTATAAAACAACTCAAAAATGATAGAAATTTATCTATCCATGTTGTGTCCATTGCTCCAACGAAACTCGTGGAACCCTACTATCTGAAATTGTATTTGGACAACAAACACAATATTGATTTGGTTGATTACCAGTTCTACAATCAGAAATTCTCTACAAAGGAAGAAGTTGTAGATCTCTATAAAAAACTGGTAATTGATTACAATCCTGCTAAAGTCCTAGCAGGAATTGGCATTCCTGTTGACCCTATACTTGACAAGGGCATCAAATACCTCGTCAAACACAAATTACTTCCGGGTATTTTTCTTTGGAACTTTTTGGACTCTATCGATGGTCCCGACACATTCTCTATAGAGAAATATCTACATGATCTCTGA